The Thalassolituus oleivorans MIL-1 genome includes the window CAGCCTAAAACTAGACATTCAGCTACCTGTACTCAAACCTAAACACCATTCGTCTCAACCCGAGTAAAGTCAACATCATGATGCGTAGCCGTATCCAAGTGAAAATAAGCGACTAATCCCAGCAATAATGAGGGGAAATATGTCCATATCCAAAATCAGCTCTACACTGAGAAAACATATAAGACTGAACATGGTATGAATATGTCTATCAGTGAAAAACAAAAACAGCTAGTAAGAGCCAGTTTCAAACAAGTTGAGCCGATCGCTGATCAAGCGGCTGAAATATTCTATAAACAGCTATTCGACTACGACCCTTCATTGAAAAAGCTATTCAAAAACGACATGAAGGCGCAGGGGCGAAAATTAATGGCCGCTCTGAAGCTTGCTGTATCGTCCTTAGACAACCTAGAAAAACTGGTTCCTGTATTACAGCAACTCGCGATAGGACACGTTAAATACGGTGTTACGGTTGATGATTACACCCCTGTTGGCAATGCATTAGTTGCTACATTAAAAAAGGGATTAGGCGATGCTTTTACCGATGACGTAAGGCAAGCTTGGATCGAAACTTATCGAGTCGTTGCAACCGTGATGCGAGAAGCTGCATATTCAAATTACAACCCAGACACCTATCACAATAATAAGCACTATCGACATTAAACAAATAGCACCGTGCAAATCGCAGACAAGAAAAAACCCCTGCTAGCGACGCTAACAGGGGTTTTAGAATAAGAGCTTGACGATAACCTACTCTCGCATGGGGAGACCCCACACTACCATCGGCGATACTGCGTTTCACTTCTGAGTTCGGAATGGATTCAGGTGGTTCCACAGCTCTATTGTCGTCAAGCAAACTGGTATTTTTAAGACTGTCTCACCTCCGGC containing:
- a CDS encoding globin family protein, which encodes MSISEKQKQLVRASFKQVEPIADQAAEIFYKQLFDYDPSLKKLFKNDMKAQGRKLMAALKLAVSSLDNLEKLVPVLQQLAIGHVKYGVTVDDYTPVGNALVATLKKGLGDAFTDDVRQAWIETYRVVATVMREAAYSNYNPDTYHNNKHYRH